Proteins from a genomic interval of Zingiber officinale cultivar Zhangliang chromosome 2A, Zo_v1.1, whole genome shotgun sequence:
- the LOC122042524 gene encoding RNA polymerase II transcriptional coactivator KIWI-like, producing the protein MWRKGWKRKAEGDSAGNAEASRSRKFPKRDSEDGGGEDDITVCEISKNRKVSVRQWQGNVVVDIREFYVKDGKEMPGKKGISLPMDQWKVLLEHVEEIDEAVRENS; encoded by the exons ATGTGGAGGAAAGGCTGGAAGAGGAAGGCCGAAGGAGACTCTGCTGGCAACGCTGAAGCTTCCCGCTCCAGGAAGTTCCCTAAGAGGGATTCTGAAGACGGCGGGGGAGAGGATGACATCACCGTCTGTGAG ATTTCAAAGAATCGGAAGGTTTCGGTGCGGCAGTGGCAGGGGAACGTCGTCGTTGACATCAGAGAGTTCTATGTGAAGGACGGCAAGGAAATGCCTGGGAAGAAAG GTATATCACTGCCGATGGATCAG TGGAAAGTTCTGCTTGAACATGTTGAGGAAATCGACGAAGCAGTGAGGGAAAACTCGTAG